A region of [Bacteroides] pectinophilus DNA encodes the following proteins:
- a CDS encoding XTP/dITP diphosphatase produces MAEKIIFATGNAGKMKEIQMIMSDLDVEVVSMKDAGINIDIDENGTTFEENALIKARAVMQECNMITLADDSGLEVDYLNKEPGVYSARYMGEDTSYDIKNRSIIDRLEGVTGNDRSARFVCVIAAALPDGRTLTTRGTIEGLIGYEQKGENGFGYDPIVYVPEYDATTAELSMEVKNSISHRGKALAAMKAKLLEMGLVKKK; encoded by the coding sequence ATGGCAGAAAAAATTATATTTGCAACAGGTAATGCCGGCAAGATGAAGGAAATACAGATGATTATGTCTGACCTTGATGTTGAAGTTGTATCCATGAAGGATGCCGGAATTAATATTGATATAGATGAAAATGGAACAACATTTGAGGAAAATGCTCTTATTAAGGCACGGGCAGTAATGCAGGAATGCAATATGATTACTCTTGCAGATGATTCGGGTCTTGAAGTTGACTATCTTAATAAGGAACCGGGAGTGTATTCTGCAAGATATATGGGAGAAGATACGTCATATGATATTAAGAACAGGTCTATAATAGACAGGCTTGAAGGCGTTACAGGCAATGACAGAAGTGCAAGGTTTGTATGTGTTATTGCAGCGGCGCTTCCTGACGGACGTACACTTACAACAAGGGGAACGATAGAGGGGCTTATCGGTTATGAACAGAAGGGTGAGAATGGCTTTGGATACGATCCTATAGTATATGTACCGGAATATGATGCAACGACTGCCGAATTGTCAATGGAAGTCAAAAACAGTATCAGTCACAGGGGCAAAGCACTGGCTGCAATGAAGGCAAAACTGCTTGAAATGGGGCTTGTCAAAAAAAAGTAA
- a CDS encoding class I SAM-dependent RNA methyltransferase, whose product MEIFKLVAPCHFGLEAVLKREITDLGYEITQVEDGRVTFEGDAEAICRANVGLRTAERVLMQVGRFKAETFDELFENTKALEWENLIPKNGKFWVTKANSVNSKLFSSSDIQSIVKKAIVERLKLKYKTDWFEETGSEYPIRINIVKDEVLVALDTTGNSLHKRGYRPVAGAAPISESLAAALIMLTPWNKDRILVDPFCGSGTFPIEAAMMAASIAPGMNRTFTAMKWDNIIPPAEWDAVIEEAKDMVNLDIDVDIQGYDIDDEVLKVARMNAARFGVDKLIHFQKRDVRELSHPKKYGFIITNPPYGERLEEKSALPPIYEAFGRQFAKLDTWSAYMITSYEDAEKYFGRKADKNRKIYNGMIKTYFYQFLGPKPPRRGGTN is encoded by the coding sequence ATGGAGATTTTTAAGCTGGTTGCGCCGTGTCATTTTGGACTTGAAGCGGTGCTTAAGAGAGAAATAACGGATCTGGGATATGAGATAACGCAGGTTGAAGACGGAAGAGTAACATTTGAAGGTGATGCAGAGGCTATATGCAGGGCTAATGTAGGTTTAAGAACGGCTGAAAGGGTTCTTATGCAGGTCGGAAGGTTTAAGGCAGAGACATTTGATGAGCTGTTTGAGAATACAAAGGCGCTTGAGTGGGAGAACCTCATACCAAAGAATGGAAAATTCTGGGTAACAAAAGCTAACTCAGTTAACAGCAAGCTTTTCAGCTCTTCAGATATACAGAGTATAGTTAAGAAAGCAATAGTTGAGAGACTTAAGTTAAAATATAAGACAGATTGGTTTGAGGAGACAGGAAGTGAATATCCTATCCGTATCAATATAGTCAAGGATGAGGTACTTGTAGCACTTGATACAACAGGCAATTCACTTCACAAGAGAGGATACAGGCCGGTAGCCGGTGCAGCACCGATTTCTGAGTCACTCGCAGCGGCGCTTATTATGCTGACACCATGGAATAAGGACAGAATACTTGTTGATCCATTCTGCGGAAGTGGTACATTTCCAATTGAGGCAGCTATGATGGCTGCTTCAATTGCTCCGGGAATGAACAGAACATTTACAGCTATGAAGTGGGATAATATTATACCGCCAGCTGAGTGGGATGCTGTAATAGAAGAAGCAAAGGATATGGTTAATCTCGATATTGATGTTGATATTCAGGGTTATGATATTGATGATGAGGTCCTTAAGGTGGCAAGAATGAATGCTGCCAGATTTGGTGTGGACAAGCTCATACATTTCCAGAAGAGAGATGTACGTGAACTGAGCCATCCTAAAAAATACGGATTTATTATAACCAACCCGCCATATGGTGAAAGACTTGAGGAAAAGTCAGCTCTGCCGCCTATATATGAGGCTTTTGGAAGACAATTCGCCAAGCTGGATACATGGTCGGCATATATGATAACTTCCTATGAAGATGCAGAAAAATATTTTGGCAGAAAAGCTGATAAGAACCGTAAGATTTACAATGGTATGATTAAGACTTACTTCTACCAGTTCTTAGGTCCGAAGCCGCCGAGACGTGGAGGAACGAATTGA
- a CDS encoding lectin like domain-containing protein, which yields MKDNKGLYITLVVIAVVFAGVIFGGRLLREEIAVGQTVSNDERPAEWNMIIAQEINSRGIQLVLDGKEREVSKGQIIMNSDNQIMLDENLFTKDFQCAFACIDESSIIIMKGSARADIEIGTDFMTVGENVSQIKNAAQIIDGDAYVQAEVLEKAFGYGYKWDIDKNTVFLNDSKKSANVLPSRFTYADLDKLPSVRNQGRLSTCWAFAACTALESGLLPKEHYTFSVDNMSVNNGFKGTQADGGECMRAIAYLASWKGPVKEEDDPYGDGICNYDAKPVKHVQEVQIIDSKNFESIKKAVFLHGGVQTSIYTQMTSGSGYSRYYNKSNNAYCYIGTNRPNHDVVIVGWDDNYSKYNFNGTLEGDGAFICMNSWGSSFGDNGLFYVSYYDSNIGMHNVVYTGIESTDNYEKIYQTDQCGWVGQMGYDDSTAYFSNVYTVEDDELLRAVSFYATGKATEYEIYLVNDFKSTASFDKMQFVQKGSFVNAGYYTVKLDKPVELAAGSQCAVIIKIKTPGSVRPVAIEYRADEYTADVVLDDGCGYVSLNGRSWEHVEESKNCNICLKMFTDSID from the coding sequence TTGAAAGATAATAAGGGACTGTATATTACACTTGTTGTAATTGCAGTTGTGTTTGCCGGAGTCATCTTTGGCGGAAGGCTCTTAAGGGAAGAGATTGCAGTAGGCCAGACTGTTTCAAATGATGAACGCCCGGCAGAATGGAATATGATTATTGCACAGGAGATTAATTCCCGTGGAATACAACTTGTTCTGGATGGCAAAGAGCGTGAAGTGTCAAAAGGGCAGATTATCATGAACAGTGATAATCAGATTATGTTAGATGAGAATCTTTTTACTAAGGATTTTCAATGTGCATTTGCATGCATAGATGAAAGCAGCATCATTATAATGAAAGGCAGCGCAAGGGCAGATATTGAGATTGGCACGGATTTTATGACTGTGGGAGAGAATGTGTCACAGATAAAGAATGCTGCGCAGATTATTGATGGTGATGCATATGTGCAGGCTGAAGTGCTTGAGAAGGCATTTGGTTATGGTTATAAGTGGGATATAGATAAGAATACAGTATTCCTTAATGACAGCAAGAAAAGTGCCAATGTTCTTCCGTCAAGATTTACATATGCTGACCTGGACAAGCTGCCATCAGTGCGTAATCAGGGCAGGCTGAGCACATGCTGGGCATTTGCCGCATGTACGGCACTTGAATCAGGGCTGCTCCCAAAAGAACATTATACATTTTCAGTAGATAATATGAGTGTTAATAACGGCTTTAAGGGAACTCAGGCGGATGGTGGCGAGTGTATGCGCGCAATAGCGTATCTGGCATCGTGGAAAGGACCTGTGAAGGAAGAGGATGACCCTTATGGTGACGGAATATGTAATTATGACGCAAAGCCTGTGAAGCATGTCCAGGAAGTCCAGATTATCGACAGCAAGAATTTTGAGAGTATTAAGAAAGCAGTATTCCTGCATGGTGGCGTGCAGACGTCCATATATACGCAGATGACGTCAGGAAGCGGATATTCAAGGTATTACAACAAATCTAACAATGCATACTGTTACATAGGAACAAACAGGCCTAATCATGATGTTGTTATCGTGGGCTGGGATGACAATTATTCCAAGTATAATTTCAACGGAACTCTTGAGGGAGACGGTGCATTTATCTGCATGAACAGCTGGGGAAGCTCATTTGGAGATAACGGATTATTTTATGTATCGTATTATGATTCTAATATTGGTATGCATAATGTGGTATATACAGGAATTGAAAGTACGGATAATTATGAGAAGATCTATCAGACGGACCAGTGCGGCTGGGTAGGTCAGATGGGATATGATGATTCAACGGCATACTTTTCTAATGTATATACGGTTGAGGATGATGAGCTGCTTCGCGCAGTAAGCTTTTATGCAACCGGCAAGGCGACAGAATATGAGATATATCTTGTAAATGATTTTAAGAGCACGGCGTCATTTGATAAGATGCAGTTTGTCCAGAAGGGAAGCTTTGTCAATGCGGGATATTACACGGTTAAGCTGGATAAGCCGGTTGAACTTGCAGCAGGCTCACAGTGTGCTGTAATTATTAAGATTAAGACTCCGGGCTCAGTGCGTCCGGTTGCCATAGAATACCGCGCGGATGAGTATACTGCAGATGTAGTTCTTGATGACGGGTGCGGGTATGTGAGTCTTAACGGAAGGTCATGGGAACATGTTGAGGAATCCAAGAACTGTAATATATGCCTTAAGATGTTTACCGACAGTATTGATTAG
- a CDS encoding rhodanese-like domain-containing protein produces the protein MSFEIINARMVKAYMQDKNAVLIDLRPQNEYLQEHVEGAVHMEMNTFEREIVRYDKTAVLIFYCDRGANSMIAARRADEMGYAAKSVIGGYGAFG, from the coding sequence ATGTCATTTGAGATTATTAATGCAAGGATGGTAAAGGCATACATGCAGGATAAGAATGCAGTGCTTATTGATCTGCGGCCGCAAAACGAGTATCTTCAGGAGCATGTTGAAGGTGCGGTGCACATGGAGATGAATACATTTGAGAGGGAGATAGTAAGATATGATAAGACGGCTGTACTTATATTCTATTGCGACAGAGGTGCCAACAGTATGATAGCGGCAAGAAGGGCTGATGAGATGGGATATGCAGCAAAAAGTGTTATTGGCGGATATGGGGCATTTGGTTGA